A genomic stretch from Phocoena phocoena chromosome 9, mPhoPho1.1, whole genome shotgun sequence includes:
- the GATAD1 gene encoding GATA zinc finger domain-containing protein 1 produces MPLGLKPTCSVCKTTSSSMWKKGPQGEILCHHCTGRGGAGGGGAGSGAAGGTGGSGGGGGFGAATFASTSAAPPQSNGGGGGKQSKQEIHRRSARLRNTKYKSAPAAEKKVSTKGKGRRHIFKLKNPIKAPESVSTIITAESIFYKGVYYQIGDVVSVIDEQDGKPYYAQIRGFIQDQYCEKSAALTWLIPTLSSPRDQFDPASYIIGPEEDLPRKMEYLEFVCHAPSEYFKSRSSPFPTVPTRPEKGYIWTHVGPTPAITIKETVANHL; encoded by the exons ATGCCACTGGGCCTGAAGCCCACCTGCAGCGTCTGCAAGACCACATCGTCCTCCATGTGGAAGAAGGGCCCGCAGGGGGAGATCCTCTGCCACCACTGCACGGGCCGgggcggcgcgggcggcggggGCGCCGGCTCGGGGGCTGCCGGCGGGACGGGGGGCAGTGGCGGCGGTGGCGGCTTCGGCGCGGCGACCTTCGCCAGCACCTCGGCCGCCCCTCCGCAGAGCaacgggggcgggggcggcaaGCAG AGTAAGCAGGAAATTCACAGGAGGTCCGCTCGGCTCAGAAACACTAAATACAAATCTGCTCCAGCTGCTGAAAAGAAAGTTTCCActaaaggaaaagggagaagacatatttttaaattaaaaaat CCCATCAAAGCCCCTGAGTCAGTTTCCACCATAATCACTGCGGAATCAATCTTCTACAAG GGAGTCTATTACCAAATTGGAGATGTTGTTTCTGTAATTGACGAACAAGATGGAAAACCCTACTATGCTCAGATCAGGGGTTTTATCCAGGACCAGTATTGTGAGAAGAGTGCAGCACTGACGTGGCTCATTCCCACTCTCTCTAGCCCCAGGGACCAATTTGATCCTGCATCCTACATCATAG GACCAGAGGAGGATCTTCCAAGGAAGATGGAATACTTGGAATTTGTTTGTCATGCACCTTCTGAATATTTCAAGTCACGTTCATCACCATTTCCCACAGTTCCCACCAGACCAGAGAAGGGCTATATATGGACTCATGTTGGACCTACTCCTGCAATAACTATTAAGGAAACAGTTGCCAACcatttgtag